One stretch of Candidatus Bathyarchaeia archaeon DNA includes these proteins:
- a CDS encoding EF-Tu/IF-2/RF-3 family GTPase, with protein MGNLMVAVVGAQGFSSAIAKKGTSTDITLYNLKKGEDTLTLVEPNRYPERLAPLFFAASEVQKAVVVVNELTATLGESLVMLQCCGINSGYFILRNYIPKEKIQPLIKGTSLENFEFLPDDANVLREKLFNNAAQQKPAEAPTGSVPVDHAFNVKGVGVVVLGVVINGGVAKHAALKALPGTKTAQVRSIQKHDDDFDAAVEGDRVGLAVKNVDVSDVDRGVVLTNDPAIKTSKTLKTKASLVKYWQTPLKAGMVMHVGHWMQFLNGKVEEVSEEGDWHKPDVTISLEKDLVYRSGDRAVLMYLEGGKLRVAGTIELP; from the coding sequence TTGGCGCGCAGGGTTTCAGCAGCGCCATAGCCAAGAAAGGCACCTCCACAGACATCACACTATACAACTTGAAGAAAGGCGAAGACACCCTCACGCTTGTTGAGCCTAACCGTTACCCCGAACGGCTGGCACCCCTGTTCTTCGCGGCTTCAGAAGTGCAAAAAGCCGTCGTCGTGGTGAACGAGTTAACCGCAACTCTGGGCGAGAGTCTTGTGATGTTGCAGTGCTGCGGCATAAACAGCGGCTACTTCATACTCCGAAACTATATCCCCAAAGAAAAAATCCAGCCTCTCATCAAAGGCACAAGCTTAGAAAACTTTGAGTTCCTCCCCGACGACGCCAACGTTTTGCGGGAAAAACTGTTCAATAACGCTGCCCAACAGAAACCCGCCGAAGCACCCACAGGAAGCGTACCCGTAGACCACGCATTCAACGTGAAAGGCGTAGGCGTGGTGGTTTTGGGCGTAGTCATAAACGGGGGCGTCGCCAAACATGCAGCGTTGAAGGCGTTGCCGGGAACGAAAACGGCGCAGGTGCGGTCAATTCAGAAACACGACGACGACTTTGACGCAGCCGTTGAGGGCGACCGCGTGGGGTTGGCGGTCAAAAACGTGGACGTTTCAGATGTGGATAGGGGCGTGGTTTTGACAAATGACCCCGCAATCAAAACCTCAAAAACTCTCAAAACCAAGGCGTCGCTGGTGAAGTATTGGCAGACGCCGCTGAAGGCGGGTATGGTGATGCATGTGGGGCACTGGATGCAGTTCCTCAACGGCAAGGTGGAGGAGGTCAGCGAGGAGGGCGACTGGCATAAACCCGACGTCACCATCAGCTTGGAGAAGGACCTGGTTTACCGTTCAGGCGACCGTGCGGTTTTGATGTATTTGGAGGGCGGCAAGCTCCGCGTCGCAGGAACCATCGAGCTGCCTTAA
- a CDS encoding ArnT family glycosyltransferase encodes MEGKAEVNVDSMAAWLKGGIKNKWRLAFLVFAVAYGTFLLFNLSYMSIQWDEVTHLNGGMLLLRGDYSTYFSFIFYPPMYDLFTAGFYAVGGISVFTGRLVTVAFSLLSLWAVFEFASRMYDAKTALLGVVLLALMPGYVWLSRMAMIETMLVFFFTVSTLSFFGWLRLHQNKFLIISGVMLGLGILVKYQTVIVGAIMLTALVVLGRGYLKQKLTRFPLLILTVVAVVIPWILVSYQIYASGLLDTWLYAISMGNPEKSLYSTGLNRFPAPFTALPSWLQTPVFYLFEMTVPYSDVHPVSFFLYLLGLAGLGWFALRRKASDKYLLIWFVVVYIFFTVIPNKQWRYVVPAFPVLALAAASLITSAWSKAQTRWQNKQLPINKRRLAQVAAGGLIAFTLVGAAFSVSDAYSWVAKDQIHIPIEEAANYVAPRLGPDESIMVLCAQNLYSQDMVRFYLNAQGKTNAVLQYPALPVDTYRPDFNVTELISQCQHNNVKYVFMYEFGGDVPYFDTDLRLMDVYMMLAESGKFGNIPTLEEDGTVTGTYFGTSPRQIYILTFLG; translated from the coding sequence ATGGAGGGAAAAGCTGAGGTGAACGTGGATTCCATGGCGGCGTGGCTGAAGGGAGGCATCAAAAACAAGTGGCGACTAGCTTTCTTGGTGTTTGCCGTTGCGTACGGCACGTTTTTGCTTTTTAACCTCTCGTACATGTCGATTCAGTGGGATGAAGTCACGCACCTTAACGGCGGCATGCTTCTGCTACGAGGCGACTATTCGACGTACTTTAGCTTCATTTTTTATCCGCCCATGTATGACCTCTTCACGGCTGGGTTCTACGCAGTCGGGGGCATAAGCGTATTCACAGGCAGGTTGGTCACGGTTGCGTTTTCGCTGTTGTCGCTGTGGGCGGTGTTTGAGTTTGCTTCCCGCATGTATGACGCCAAAACTGCCCTGCTGGGCGTAGTTCTGTTGGCTTTGATGCCCGGCTACGTGTGGTTGAGCCGCATGGCTATGATTGAAACCATGCTGGTTTTCTTCTTCACTGTTTCGACGCTGTCCTTTTTTGGGTGGCTGCGGCTACACCAGAACAAGTTCCTGATCATCAGCGGCGTTATGCTTGGACTGGGCATCTTGGTGAAGTACCAGACGGTCATTGTAGGCGCCATCATGCTTACAGCGCTAGTGGTGTTGGGCAGAGGCTACTTGAAACAGAAACTCACCCGCTTCCCCCTGCTCATACTCACCGTTGTGGCGGTGGTTATCCCTTGGATTCTGGTTTCATACCAAATTTACGCTTCAGGCCTGCTGGACACATGGCTGTACGCAATCAGCATGGGCAACCCCGAGAAATCGCTCTATAGCACGGGGCTTAATCGGTTTCCAGCGCCATTCACCGCACTGCCCAGTTGGTTGCAGACGCCCGTGTTTTACCTGTTTGAAATGACGGTGCCTTACTCGGATGTGCATCCAGTTTCGTTTTTCCTGTACCTTTTGGGTTTAGCTGGGTTGGGGTGGTTTGCGCTTCGCCGAAAAGCCTCCGACAAGTATCTGCTCATCTGGTTTGTTGTGGTTTACATTTTCTTCACCGTAATTCCCAACAAGCAGTGGCGCTACGTAGTGCCAGCGTTTCCTGTGCTTGCGTTAGCAGCAGCTAGCCTGATCACGTCGGCGTGGAGCAAAGCCCAAACCCGTTGGCAAAACAAGCAACTGCCCATAAACAAGCGGCGGTTAGCGCAGGTCGCCGCAGGGGGTCTGATAGCTTTCACGTTGGTTGGTGCGGCTTTTAGCGTTTCTGATGCTTACAGTTGGGTTGCCAAAGACCAAATTCACATTCCCATTGAAGAAGCCGCCAATTATGTCGCGCCACGTTTAGGACCTGACGAGTCAATCATGGTGTTGTGCGCACAGAACCTTTACAGCCAAGACATGGTGCGCTTCTACCTAAACGCGCAGGGTAAAACTAACGCGGTTTTGCAGTACCCCGCGTTGCCTGTGGATACGTACCGCCCTGACTTCAACGTAACCGAGCTAATCAGCCAGTGTCAACATAACAATGTGAAGTATGTGTTTATGTACGAGTTTGGCGGCGACGTGCCCTACTTTGACACGGATTTGCGTCTTATGGATGTTTACATGATGCTTGCAGAGTCAGGCAAATTCGGCAACATCCCCACCCTAGAAGAAGACGGCACCGTAACGGGAACGTATTTTGGGACCAGCCCCCGCCAAATCTACATCTTAACTTTCTTGGGTTGA